Part of the Terrisporobacter glycolicus ATCC 14880 = DSM 1288 genome is shown below.
ACTTTTTATGTATTTTCAATAATTTATCAGGATTTTTCAATCCAAATATTTCTGGATTATCCCCAATAGGAAGGCCTTCTCTTTGAAGCATCGTACCCATTGCACCATCAAATATTAGTAAGTTATTTTTTAAATATTCTTTAATTTCCACAACCATCGGCCTCCTTTTTATAATCACAATTATATCTATTACTACAATTATCACAAGATTTTTTAGTATTAGTAGTGCCTTTGCGAGAAACTCCAATTAAAGCTACTACAGATTTTCTTGGAATCATTATTCCACTATTTGTTACAGTTAGTCCTATTTCTTTTTGACTATTTAGTAAATTATTAATATCAACATTTTTTTCTATGGATAAATCTCCATATCCAGGACTATATCTATAAGTTATATATTTATCTTCTTTTAATAATTTTTTTGCTATATTATCTTGAACTATGTCACAAACTTCCTCTATAGCCGTTGTGGCGCAAGCATCTATGATTATACCTTTTGT
Proteins encoded:
- a CDS encoding vitamin B12 dependent-methionine synthase activation domain-containing protein, which codes for MENNMIDNIKSLIEIDEREVLRYLQYKDQDIDDNLSDKIKHCIDITREIINPRFIFRKYKIKKLKLSEVKSEVYLEGANLTLQSEDIYNLLLECDECILMSATLGLEIEREIRKLTYTDLTKGIIIDACATTAIEEVCDIVQDNIAKKLLKEDKYITYRYSPGYGDLSIEKNVDINNLLNSQKEIGLTVTNSGIMIPRKSVVALIGVSRKGTTNTKKSCDNCSNRYNCDYKKEADGCGN